A single Catharus ustulatus isolate bCatUst1 chromosome 7, bCatUst1.pri.v2, whole genome shotgun sequence DNA region contains:
- the FZD7 gene encoding frizzled-7, translating into MRAGGECGGAAAAGCPFLGLAVLLAALLGTPAGATAQQYHGEKGISVPDHGFCQPISIPLCTDIAYNQTILPNLLGHTNQEDAGLEVHQFYPLVKVQCSPELKFFLCSMYAPVCTVLEQAIPPCRSLCERARQGCEALMNKFGFQWPERLRCENFPVHGAGEICVGQNTSDAPPGPGGAAGRGITAHPTAGYLPDFLTPPQPPSGFSFSCPRQLKVPSYLGYRFLGERDCGAPCEPARPNGLMYFKEAEVRFARLWVGVWSVLCCASTLFTVLTYLVDMRRFSYPERPIIFLSGCYFMVAVAYAAGFLLEERVVCLERFSEDGYRTVAQGTKKEGCTILFMILYFFGMASSIWWVILSLTWFLAAGMKWGHEAIEANSQYFHLAAWAVPAVKTITILAMGQVDGDVLSGVCYVGIYSVDSLRGFVLAPLFVYLFIGTSFLLAGFVSLFRIRTIMKHDGTKTEKLEKLMVRIGVFSVLYTVPATIVLACYFYEQAFRGTWEKTWLLQTCKTYAVPCPSHFAPMSPDFTVFMIKYLMTMIVGITTGFWIWSGKTLQSWRRFYHRLSTGSKGETAV; encoded by the coding sequence ATGCGGGCTGGCGGAGAATGCGGGGGAGCGGCCGCCGCCGGCTGCCCCTTTCTGGGGCTGGCCGTGCTGCTGGCCGCCCTCCTGGGGACCCCCGCGGGTGCCACGGCACAGCAGTACCACGGCGAGAAGGGCATCTCCGTGCCGGACCATGGTTTCTGCCAGCCCATCTCCATCCCGCTCTGCACGGATATCGCCTACAACCAGACCATCCTGCCCAACCTGCTGGGCCACACCAACCAGGAGGACGCAGGGCTGGAGGTGCACCAGTTCTACCCGCTGGTCAAGGTGCAGTGCTCGCCCGAGCTGAagttcttcctctgctccatgTACGCGCCGGTGTGCACCGTGCTGGAGCAGGCCATCCCACCCTGCCGCTCCCTCTGTGAGCGGGCCCGTCAGGGCTGCGAGGCCCTCATGAACAAGTTCGGCTTCCAGTGGCCAGAGCGGCTCCGCTGCGAGAACTTCCCTGTTCACGGTGCGGGTGAGATCTGCGTGGGGCAGAACACATCGGACGCCCCACCAGGACCTGGTGGTGCGGCGGGTCGGGGGATCACTGCCCACCCCACAGCTGGCTACCTCCCTGACTTTCTTACCCCACCACAGCCACCCTCTGGCTTCTCCTTCTCTTGCCCCCGGCAGCTCAAAGTGCCCTCCTACTTGGGCTACCGGTTCCTGGGGGAGCGGGACTGTGGAGCCCCCTGTGAGCCAGCCCGGCCCAATGGGCTCATGTACTTTAAGGAGGCAGAGGTGCGATTTGCCCGGCTATGGGTGGGCGTGTGGTCCGTGCTTTGCTGTGCCTCCACCCTCTTCACCGTGCTCACCTATCTGGTAGATATGCGTCGTTTCAGCTATCCGGAGAGGCCCATCATCTTCCTCTCGGGCTGCTACTTCATGGTGGCAGTGGCCTATGCAGCAGGCTTCTTGCTGGAGGAGCGGGTAGTGTGTCTAGAGCGCTTCTCTGAGGATGGTTACCGCACTGTGGCCCAAGGTACCAAGAAAGAAGGCTGCACCATCCTCTTCATGATCCTTTACTTCTTCGGCATGGCCAGCTCCATCTGGTGGGTTATCCTGTCCCTCACCTGGTTCCTGGCTGCTGGCATGAAGTGGGGCCATGAGGCCATTGAGGCCAACTCCCAGTACTTTCATCtggctgcctgggctgtgcctgctgtcaAAACCATCACCATCTTGGCCATGGGGCAGGTGGATGGGGATGTACTCAGTGGGGTGTGTTATGTAGGTATCTACAGCGTGGACTCGCTGAGGGGCTTTGTGCTGGCACCCTTGTTTGTGTATCTCTTCATTGGCACTTCCTTCTTGCTGGCTGGCTTCGTCTCCTTGTTTCGCATCCGCACCATCATGAAGCACGATGGCACAAAGACAGAGAAACTGGAGAAGCTGATGGTGCGCATTGGTGTCTTCAGTGTCCTCTACACGGTGCCTGCCACCATTGTCCTGGCATGTTACTTCTACGAGCAGGCCTTCCGTGGCACCTGGGAGAAGACGTGGCTCCTCCAGACCTGCAAAACATatgctgtgccctgtcccagccactTTGCCCCTATGAGCCCAGACTTCACTGTCTTCATGATCAAGTACCTCATGACCATGATTGTTGGGATCACAACTGGCTTCTGGATTTGGTCTGGCAAAACCCTTCAGTCCTGGCGACGCTTCTACCACAGACTCAGTACCGGCAGCAAAGGCGAGACGGCAGTATGA